From Sodalis glossinidius str. 'morsitans', the proteins below share one genomic window:
- the rplY gene encoding 50S ribosomal protein L25, protein MLTINAVIRKDQGKGASRRLRLANKFPAIVYGGTKAPVAIELDHDIVLNTQTKEGFYTDVLALVIDGKESKVKVQAVQRHSFKPKLTHIDFVRA, encoded by the coding sequence ATGTTAACTATCAACGCTGTAATCCGTAAAGACCAGGGCAAGGGTGCGAGCCGCCGCCTGCGTCTTGCGAACAAGTTTCCGGCTATCGTTTATGGCGGCACCAAAGCGCCGGTCGCCATCGAGCTGGATCACGATATCGTTCTGAACACCCAGACCAAAGAAGGTTTTTACACCGACGTTCTGGCTCTGGTGATCGACGGTAAAGAAAGCAAAGTGAAGGTACAGGCAGTGCAACGTCATTCGTTCAAACCGAAACTGACCCATATCGATTTCGTTCGCGCCTAA
- the yejK gene encoding nucleoid-associated protein YejK: MSLDIDQIALHQMIKLDEQTLELVLRDTPLDVSPAVEDMMAELHRVYSAKSKAYGIFTPESELADAVRSCRRGNENFLAFSRTATGRLRDELAKYPFAEGGTVLFCQYRYLAVEYLLIAVLGTCQSMLVNEQLDISSTQYLDIHHADIVACIDLTEWETQPASTRYLTFLKGRVGRKVSDFFMDFLAAAEGLDTKAQNRGLLQAVDDYCTDAALDNRQRQEVRQQVHSYCKEQLQAGEDIALVELSATLAPVSDKTFQAFSSEQGYALEETFPADRGTLLQLTKYAGSGGGVTLNFDAHLLGERIFWDPATDTLTIKGTPPNLRDQLTRRQNGK, translated from the coding sequence ATGAGTCTGGATATCGACCAGATTGCTCTGCATCAAATGATTAAGCTCGATGAACAGACGCTAGAGCTGGTGCTGCGTGATACGCCTCTTGATGTCTCGCCGGCGGTGGAAGATATGATGGCCGAGCTGCACCGCGTATACAGTGCCAAGAGCAAGGCCTACGGCATTTTCACGCCCGAGAGTGAACTGGCGGACGCGGTACGCAGTTGCCGCCGGGGAAATGAAAACTTTCTTGCCTTCAGCCGCACCGCGACGGGGCGACTGCGCGATGAGCTGGCGAAATATCCGTTTGCCGAAGGCGGAACTGTCCTGTTTTGCCAGTATCGTTACCTGGCGGTAGAATATTTGCTCATCGCGGTGCTCGGTACCTGTCAGAGTATGCTGGTCAATGAACAGCTGGATATCAGCAGTACCCAGTACCTGGATATACACCACGCGGATATTGTGGCGTGCATCGATTTGACCGAATGGGAAACCCAGCCGGCTTCCACGCGTTATCTGACGTTTCTGAAAGGGCGCGTAGGACGGAAAGTCTCGGATTTCTTTATGGACTTTCTCGCAGCAGCCGAAGGGTTGGACACCAAGGCGCAAAACCGCGGCCTGCTGCAGGCGGTGGATGATTACTGCACCGATGCAGCGCTGGATAATCGCCAACGGCAAGAGGTTCGCCAGCAGGTACACAGCTACTGCAAAGAGCAATTGCAGGCCGGCGAGGATATTGCGCTGGTGGAACTTTCCGCCACTCTGGCGCCGGTGAGTGACAAAACTTTCCAGGCCTTCTCAAGCGAACAGGGCTATGCGCTGGAGGAAACGTTCCCAGCCGATCGCGGCACGCTGCTCCAGCTCACCAAATACGCCGGCAGCGGCGGAGGGGTAACGCTTAATTTTGATGCGCATTTGCTGGGCGAACGCATTTTCTGGGATCCCGCGACGGACACGTTGACGATTAAAGGAACGCCGCCGAATCTGCGCGATCAATTAACCCGTCGTCAGAACGGCAAATAA
- the yejM gene encoding LPS biosynthesis-modulating metalloenzyme YejM: MVTKSQRYRDKVSQMISWGHWFALFNILLSLGLGSRYLFISDWPGSLAGRLYAFASWLGHFSFLSFTLYLLVVFPLTFVVMSQRLLRLLSAIIATAGLTLLLVDSEVFTRFHQHLNPMVWELVINPYQTELARDWQLMFIGIPVIFLVEMLFGTWSWQKLRSLNRYNIGKPVTALFIGAFCASHVAYIWADANFYRPITMQRANLPLSYPMTARRFLERHGLLDAQAFERRLVQQGNPEAAAVEYPLSPVSFSDKGSGLNLLIITTGMLRNDTLDQQMPALKRFAEQNARFAQHYSTGNQLDTGLFGLFYGISASYLDGILATRKSSALLDALNKQGYQLSLFASDGFRDPLYRQALLTDFTLPEPVRQTDVQTARQWQQWRDSYSGASPWFSYVSFNGTNVSSGLANTPDFTRRYQQGAQRLDNTLGQMLDTLRARGDLDNTVVVITAATGVELDDNGRGRSESGTRFNHAQLQVPLVVHWPGTPAQVVTKLTNHNDVTVTLMQRLLHASNRASDYSQGEDLFAPRRRNDWVLSADKHQLAITTPHETLLLENNGSYRTFDVNGKELYQQKPQLTLLLQVLTNEKRFIAN, encoded by the coding sequence ATGGTGACAAAGAGTCAGCGCTACCGTGACAAAGTATCCCAAATGATTAGTTGGGGTCACTGGTTCGCCCTTTTTAATATACTGCTCAGCCTGGGGCTGGGCAGTCGCTATTTGTTCATCTCGGACTGGCCCGGCTCGCTGGCGGGCCGGCTGTACGCGTTCGCCAGTTGGCTTGGTCATTTCAGCTTTCTCAGCTTCACATTGTATTTGCTGGTAGTATTTCCCCTCACTTTCGTGGTGATGTCGCAACGGTTATTGCGTCTTTTATCCGCCATCATCGCCACCGCGGGGCTGACGCTGCTGCTGGTGGACAGCGAGGTCTTCACCCGTTTCCATCAACATCTTAATCCGATGGTGTGGGAACTGGTGATAAACCCGTATCAGACCGAGCTGGCCCGTGACTGGCAACTGATGTTTATCGGTATTCCGGTAATATTCCTGGTGGAAATGCTGTTTGGCACTTGGAGCTGGCAAAAATTACGCAGCCTCAATCGCTATAACATCGGCAAACCGGTGACCGCGCTGTTTATTGGCGCCTTTTGCGCCTCGCATGTGGCCTATATCTGGGCGGATGCGAATTTTTACCGCCCTATTACCATGCAACGCGCCAATCTGCCGCTATCTTATCCGATGACCGCGCGCCGTTTTCTGGAGCGCCATGGCCTGCTTGATGCTCAGGCCTTTGAGCGGCGCCTGGTCCAGCAGGGCAACCCGGAGGCGGCAGCGGTGGAATACCCCTTGAGTCCGGTGAGCTTTAGCGACAAAGGAAGCGGTCTGAACCTGCTCATTATCACCACCGGCATGCTGCGCAATGACACGCTGGACCAGCAGATGCCGGCCCTAAAGCGCTTCGCCGAACAAAACGCGCGTTTTGCGCAGCACTATAGCACCGGCAATCAGCTGGATACCGGCCTGTTCGGACTGTTCTACGGCATTTCGGCCTCCTATCTAGACGGAATCCTGGCCACGCGCAAATCCTCGGCGCTGTTGGACGCGCTGAATAAACAGGGATACCAGCTCAGCCTGTTTGCCTCCGACGGTTTTCGCGATCCGCTATATCGTCAGGCGCTATTGACCGATTTTACGTTGCCGGAGCCCGTCAGGCAGACGGACGTGCAAACCGCCAGGCAGTGGCAGCAATGGCGCGACAGCTACAGTGGCGCATCGCCCTGGTTCTCCTATGTGTCATTTAACGGCACCAACGTCAGCAGCGGTCTGGCCAACACGCCGGATTTCACCCGCCGCTATCAGCAAGGCGCGCAACGTCTGGACAATACCCTGGGGCAAATGCTGGATACTCTGCGCGCACGCGGCGATCTGGATAATACGGTGGTCGTCATCACCGCCGCCACCGGGGTGGAATTAGATGATAATGGCAGAGGACGGAGCGAGAGCGGTACCCGTTTCAACCACGCGCAGCTGCAGGTGCCGTTGGTGGTACATTGGCCCGGCACGCCGGCGCAGGTAGTAACGAAACTGACCAACCACAATGACGTCACCGTGACGCTCATGCAGCGTCTGCTGCATGCCAGCAATCGCGCCAGCGATTACTCTCAAGGGGAGGATCTGTTCGCTCCGCGTCGCCGCAATGATTGGGTGCTGAGCGCAGACAAACATCAGCTGGCTATTACCACGCCGCATGAAACCCTGCTGCTGGAAAATAACGGCAGTTACCGCACTTTCGACGTCAATGGTAAGGAGTTGTACCAGCAAAAACCGCAACTGACGCTGCTGCTGCAGGTACTGACGAATGAAAAACGCTTTATTGCCAACTAA
- a CDS encoding GlcG/HbpS family heme-binding protein produces MAFGAHHRCPPLPRLLAQRKAYTALMLRRSTCQVSEEVQRGAMALGVLNDAMLLPMPGGMPIRMQGAVVGAIGISGLPVEQDIALAESWAQRFG; encoded by the coding sequence GTGGCGTTCGGCGCCCATCACCGCTGTCCGCCGCTGCCGCGGTTACTGGCCCAGCGTAAAGCCTATACGGCGCTCATGCTGCGGCGCAGTACCTGTCAGGTGTCCGAAGAGGTGCAGCGCGGCGCCATGGCTCTCGGGGTATTGAATGATGCCATGCTTTTGCCGATGCCGGGCGGTATGCCGATTCGTATGCAGGGGGCGGTCGTTGGCGCAATTGGCATCAGCGGCTTGCCGGTTGAGCAGGATATTGCGTTGGCTGAGTCTTGGGCACAACGCTTCGGCTAA
- a CDS encoding SDR family oxidoreductase, translating into MVNNAVIDTQPSAPPEVSGPFEHFPAAVFRKVVEVNLVGTFWVTQQVDARMKAAGKKGSIINVGSIYGVVSPVQDIYSYKKEDTSVPFIKPVAYSAAKSGIYNFTRYCATYWGRDGIQVNTLKISGVARPDQDPRFQKNYTARMLIGRMANEDEYNGTIVFLLSDASVYMTGANVVVDEGWTAW; encoded by the coding sequence TTGGTCAATAACGCCGTGATTGATACACAGCCCAGCGCGCCGCCGGAGGTATCCGGACCGTTTGAACATTTCCCGGCCGCGGTGTTTCGCAAAGTGGTGGAGGTCAATTTGGTCGGCACCTTTTGGGTCACTCAACAGGTGGACGCCCGGATGAAAGCGGCGGGAAAAAAAGGGTCTATCATCAATGTTGGATCCATTTATGGTGTGGTATCGCCTGTACAGGACATTTATAGCTATAAAAAAGAGGACACCAGCGTGCCCTTTATCAAGCCGGTGGCCTATTCCGCTGCCAAGTCGGGTATTTACAACTTTACCCGCTATTGCGCGACTTATTGGGGACGGGACGGCATACAGGTTAATACCCTGAAGATTTCCGGTGTGGCACGGCCGGATCAGGATCCGCGTTTTCAGAAAAATTATACCGCCCGTATGCTGATCGGCCGCATGGCCAACGAGGATGAATACAATGGAACGATAGTGTTTCTACTTTCCGACGCTTCGGTCTATATGACCGGCGCCAATGTGGTGGTCGATGAAGGATGGACAGCATGGTAA
- a CDS encoding MFS transporter, producing the protein MLSVFYLAVPFAVVFGSLISAPLLMMHGLGGLGGWQWLFIIEALPAVILGIYLFFRLKDKPEQATWLDDEEKAWLTVTLDNEKANLATPGQHRLGQVFADPRVIKMSLVYFGMNFAGIGLIMFLPQIVAGFGSALSWVGIIAAIPYFVASGGARVAAFAQNIQQERREKALGEHENSPHLAFYQVDITL; encoded by the coding sequence GTGCTCAGTGTCTTCTACCTGGCGGTGCCTTTCGCCGTGGTATTCGGTTCGCTCATCTCAGCACCCCTGCTCATGATGCATGGATTGGGGGGACTAGGAGGTTGGCAATGGCTGTTCATTATTGAAGCCCTTCCGGCAGTTATCCTAGGTATCTACCTGTTTTTCCGCTTAAAAGATAAACCTGAGCAGGCCACCTGGCTTGACGACGAAGAAAAAGCCTGGCTGACCGTCACGCTCGATAACGAGAAAGCCAATCTGGCTACGCCTGGCCAGCACCGCTTGGGCCAGGTGTTTGCCGATCCGCGCGTCATTAAAATGAGCCTGGTTTATTTCGGCATGAATTTCGCCGGCATTGGCTTGATTATGTTTCTACCGCAAATCGTGGCGGGCTTTGGTTCGGCCCTCTCCTGGGTGGGGATAATTGCGGCCATACCTTACTTTGTCGCCAGTGGGGGGGCCAGGGTGGCGGCGTTTGCCCAGAATATCCAGCAGGAAAGACGTGAAAAAGCCCTCGGCGAGCACGAGAATTCTCCGCATCTGGCGTTCTATCAGGTGGATATTACCCTTTAG
- a CDS encoding MFS transporter, translated as MNTLASVASKRTDDIESKVVKKIMIKILPFLMLGYFIAFMDRVNIGFAAVQMNESLGFTSAVYGVGTGIFFIGYFLFEVPSNLAMHRFGARVWIARIMITWGLISGLTAFISGEYSFFII; from the coding sequence ATGAATACATTAGCTTCTGTTGCCAGTAAACGCACTGATGATATCGAAAGCAAAGTCGTTAAAAAAATAATGATAAAGATATTGCCATTTTTGATGCTGGGTTATTTTATTGCATTTATGGATCGTGTCAATATTGGCTTCGCCGCAGTACAAATGAATGAATCTTTGGGCTTTACCTCGGCTGTCTATGGCGTGGGGACCGGTATATTTTTCATTGGCTATTTCCTGTTTGAAGTACCCAGTAATTTAGCTATGCACCGCTTTGGCGCCCGCGTTTGGATTGCCAGAATTATGATAACCTGGGGCTTGATCTCCGGGCTGACCGCTTTTATCAGTGGCGAATATTCATTTTTCATCATCTGA
- a CDS encoding enolase C-terminal domain-like protein produces MPLGTGEHEYTKFGVRDLVINDAVDIVQVDVARMGGYTEILKAAAITQAWNLKFAPHAMEHMHSHLVSALPNALFLERFMMFEDITNNIFIDPPMPNKGYLAVPDAPGLGLRLNMDFIHDNEE; encoded by the coding sequence ATTCCCCTTGGTACCGGCGAGCATGAATATACTAAATTTGGCGTCAGGGATTTAGTCATCAATGACGCGGTGGATATCGTACAAGTAGATGTGGCGCGCATGGGGGGCTACACGGAGATATTAAAAGCGGCCGCCATCACTCAGGCATGGAATTTAAAGTTTGCGCCCCATGCGATGGAACATATGCATAGCCATCTGGTCAGCGCATTACCCAATGCCTTGTTTCTTGAAAGATTTATGATGTTTGAGGATATTACCAACAATATCTTTATCGATCCGCCTATGCCCAACAAAGGCTATCTTGCGGTGCCCGACGCACCGGGTTTAGGGCTGCGCCTGAATATGGACTTTATTCACGATAATGAGGAGTAG
- a CDS encoding SOS response-associated peptidase family protein → MCGRFAQYEARSDYLAALNSPLACRASEDTLPNGRYNISPGSQALVVNQRDAELHLEAVTWGYHPPWARKHHQPAMVSARAETAPYSRLFKPLWHCGRALILADGWYEWSTDHRHVEHKQPYYIYHAARRPLFFAALGRFNPTSSDTQEDSGVVLLTGPGGVWAGRLTQARGNGLILRLISMPPRPWRKPPRCRRRPLPGIRFPQLSAIFTMTARG, encoded by the coding sequence ATGTGCGGACGTTTTGCCCAATATGAAGCGCGTTCGGACTATTTGGCCGCGCTGAATTCTCCGCTGGCGTGCCGGGCATCAGAGGATACCTTGCCTAACGGTCGCTACAACATCTCGCCGGGAAGCCAGGCGTTAGTAGTGAATCAGCGCGATGCAGAGCTGCACCTGGAGGCGGTTACCTGGGGTTATCATCCGCCTTGGGCGAGAAAGCATCATCAGCCCGCCATGGTGAGCGCCCGCGCGGAAACCGCGCCCTATAGCCGGCTATTCAAACCGCTATGGCACTGTGGTCGCGCGCTGATTCTGGCCGACGGTTGGTATGAATGGAGCACCGATCATCGTCATGTGGAACACAAACAGCCTTATTACATTTATCACGCCGCGCGGCGGCCGCTGTTTTTTGCCGCGCTCGGCCGTTTCAACCCGACCTCTTCTGACACGCAAGAGGACAGCGGTGTCGTTTTGTTGACCGGGCCCGGGGGAGTGTGGGCTGGTAGACTCACACAGGCGCGCGGCAATGGCTTGATCCTGCGCTTGATATCGATGCCACCAAGGCCCTGGCGGAAACCACCGCGCTGCCGTCGGAGGCCTTTGCCTGGCATCCGGTTTCCTCAGCTGTCGGCAATATTTACAATGACAGCCCGCGGTTGA
- a CDS encoding LysE family translocator has translation MPHAALARGAIFRQGLLTNLLNPKMVLFVLALFPQFVQPQAGSVALQIMLMATVLNAIGLVVNRIVVLTASHIGNGFVYPERRPASWPRYLLASVYASLACKLALGGRQ, from the coding sequence TTGCCTCACGCAGCCTTAGCTAGGGGCGCGATTTTCCGTCAGGGCCTGCTGACTAACCTGCTCAATCCCAAAATGGTGCTGTTTGTTTTAGCGTTGTTTCCGCAATTTGTGCAACCACAGGCAGGATCGGTGGCACTACAGATTATGCTGATGGCGACGGTGCTCAACGCTATCGGATTGGTGGTGAACAGGATTGTGGTCCTCACCGCCAGCCATATCGGCAACGGCTTTGTTTACCCTGAGCGCCGCCCCGCAAGCTGGCCGCGCTACCTGCTGGCGTCGGTTTATGCCAGTCTGGCCTGCAAATTGGCACTCGGCGGCCGTCAATAG